GTAACCTCTTAAGCTGCATGAAGATCTGCTTTTGTAACAGCAAGACTTTTGAAAAGAGGAATTTCTGCATGTCTACCCTTTCaaagtctatttgatcaaataaatgcaaattattttacaagaatttcaagtgttttggaagattAGTAAAACTGAAGCAGCTTTTCTCAGAGAAATGCACTAGTTCTCCCTTGGTTACACATTTATTGTGCAGTTTTTGAGTTGGCAGgacttggggcagcaggtagccttgtggttagagcgttgggccagtaactgaaaggttgctaggtcagatccctgagctaaccatgtaaaaatatgacgttctgctcctgaacaaggtagttaacccactgttcctaagctgtcagtgtaaataagaatttgttctgaactgacttgtctaggaaaataaataaaataaccacaGCTTGACTCTAATACAATAGTTGCTGCATAGACTGTCAGATAACCAGATGTCTATTCATTTAGTTCGATTGGAAAGAGCTTATTAGCAGCAAGGGGAAAACACATAGAGGAGAATTAGCTATCTGCAGCTAGATGTTTTGTATATGTTTTCTATATGTTGAAAATATAagatccaacagttgacagtgtatgtcagagcaaaaaccaagccatgaggtcgaaggaattgtccatagagctcagagacatgattgtgtcaagacacagatctggtgaagggtaccaaaacatttctgcaatattgaaggtccccaaggacacagtggcctccatcattcttaaacggaagaagtttggaaccaccaagactcttcctagagctggccgctaggccaaactgagcaatcgggggagaagggaagTGCAGTGGAGCAGCAGTGCAGTGGAGTAGCTTCAACAGCCATAGGCCCAGggatttcacatcacattccatGATGCAATGCAGAATACGGCTTCACACAGAACAATCACCAAACCCATAAGATAACACTTAGCACAGCACAGCCAAACATCATGTATCACATGAAGAGGCATGTGTGTTCTCCAGACATGATACCTTGTCATGGACCTGCTGTTTcgatcttctctctctctctctcccccacctctctttctctctctctctctctctctctctctctctctctctctctctctctctctctctctaccacacctgctgtctcgacctctgaatgttcggctatgaaaagccaactgataaTTATTctggaggtgctgacctgttgcaccctctataaccacattattttgttgactctgctggtcatctatgaagaaTGTTTGAACTACAgtacttgaagaacgatctggccttaatggccatgtacgcttataatctccaccggcacagccagaagaggactagccacccctcagagcctggttcctctctaggttacttcctaggttcctgcaATGTATATTTACGTGGTGCATAACATTATCTCATATCACATGCATGGCAAGACATGATTGATGTAATTAGATGCTCTGGAGAGATCCCACCCTCCTTCCCCAACACATGTAGAATGCTTAGAAACCACCTGAAATCATTTTTAACTGGGTAAGCCATAAAGTCATCTATGAATAAATAGATCAGCCTTTCAGAATTAATCATATTCTGATGTCGTACAAACATAAAAATCAGGCAAAAAATCGTGTCAGTTGGCTTTAGGCTTCTAGAACTACGGTGCTATGAGAAGTAAACCATCATTGCTCTAATTTGGTTATCAGGCTCACTAATGACCCAGATTAGATAGATAGTTGGTCACATTTGCATGGCATAAGTGGTGATTGTGTGTTTATCTTCAAGGTCCCAGACCTCATTGCAGAGCTTGCCTGCAACTAGAGAGGCTCCCCTCATGGAGGAGCCTCTGAAGGCTCTTTTTGGGGTAACGGAAGAGAGCCTCCTGATATCCCTGGTTGAGGGTCACTCCAACCccatctcctccagctcttctgaGTTGAGCTGTGCTATCGTGGGAGAGGTAGTACACCAGCTTAACTCTGGCCTCTCAGTGGCCATTCAGGCCAGCTCGGGGAGTTGCCCCCCTATGGACAGTCAGGACATAGCAGCAGGCAAGGAGGTCATTCGGGTAGCCTCGGTGCAGATCCTGGCTGAGCTACAGAGCCAAGCGTCTGAGCCAGAGTGGGTAGGGTTTATCGAGCCCCTCATGGACCCTGTGACCGATGATGTGCTGGATGCCATTGTCGGCACAATGGACAAAATGGCACAGGACTTCAACATCCTATTGGATCTGGCCAAGAAGATGACAATCTTGGGGTCTAAATTTCTGACCAATCTTCAATGTGACCTTGATGTTGAGTGTCCATCTGGGAAAGAAGGGACCACTCACTTTCTCAAAGAGACTGGATCCTCTACCAGTGTGGTGGCCAGAAAGCTTCAGACCCTCTCTAGCCCCGACTTTCAGTCTAAAGCCCTGAAGGCGGTGAGCACCATCCTTACAAGGAAAGTCAGCAGCTCTTCTGGCATGGCTCCTTCCTCTAGGCCTTCTAGTGCTGCACCTAGCCTTACTGAAGCTCTCCTGAATACCAGCTGCACAGCCCTGACACCTGTAACCTCCACTGCCACAGTGATTGTTAAGGCATTTGTGGGAGGCATGGAGACGATAGCATCATTTGAAGGCACATGTGAAGCAGTTGATTGGCCAGTTCCTGTAAAGGACCACAAAACAGGATCTTCACAGATGATAACCTTCTCTCTAGCCCGCACACTCTACGGCCGTATACGAGCAAAGCTGAGGGACCTTTTAACTCTATCCGCTCGAGAAGAAGGTGTGGCTAAGGATGCTTCTCTTCAGGAGTCTTCAGACACCCTGGAAAAGGCAACTGTTTCAACTGTTGAGGTCCAGTTACCCAGCACCGAACTTAGTAGAGTTCCCAGTGAGAGCCAACcaataccagctctctgtctctccaatctggataccagtactcaagaagttcttagcagtgttttttccatctacaagtcagagttatcaaaagtggagagtaaatccttggccgttgtcagttcatctgatgagtccctagaggcttgttggtttgttgatggtgtcctatcaaagctcgatgactatactatttcccagtcaccctcacccaatgaagacttgagcgtgagtactcaatattctcaactgagctcagaagagagtgtcagaatCACAGAGTCCTCTACTAGTCTGATTCAGAGCATTAAGAAGCTCTCTAGCAATGACTTCCAGACTCAGGCAGAAGAGGCAGTGAGTAAAGTGCTGATGAGATCCAGTCATTCCTTTATCACACAGATCAGCCATACTGGTCTTCAGAAAAGTCTGCAGGCTGGCTTATCATCTAGCTCACCATCAGAGATCCATGTCCTTTCAGAATCCATGTCCTCCATGTCCTCTGAGAATACAGCCTCTGGATTAGTGGAAACCTTTGTTAAAGGAATGGCGACTATTTTCCAGAAAAAATGAGTCCACTGACACTGTGCTACTGGAAAGAAGTGGGAGAGGTTCGCAGTGCTCTCACGGGGGCTCCCAACTGGATGATACTGAATTGAGTGTTAAAATATCAGAGGAGAAGCTTTGGTCAACAGCTAAGACCATCTGCGTCAGTATGAAGAACACACTTAAGGATTTCTTCACAGGGCTGAAGCCACCCGGATCCGAAAGGACAGAAAATGCTTCTTCCAAAGAGACCCTTGGGGAAATCCTGGTTGCTATCCAGAGTGAAATCTCAAACTTAGGGCGAATGAAGGATTCCAGGGAGCTCCTTCAGATCAATGATATGGTAGGAACTATGCTGAAGGttgagaaaagtgaggatgacAGTGAACAAGTCTGCCAAGACATCCCTAGAACCTGTTCATCTTTGTCCACTTCTTTAAATGGTTGTAGTTCCTTGTCCAGCTCTTCAAAGAGTCCTAGGTCAGAGTGTGAGTTAGAGATCaacctccctggcactcccatcccTGACGAAGTGCCTTTCGATCTGACCTGCCCCATCGTCAGGAGCTCCTTCATCGACACCAGGGTCTCTAAAATGCCAGATATTTATTCAAGTGACCTAAAGACAAAGATGATGGCACACACAGATGAACGATCCTCCACTCCTTCTTTCACCAGCAAGGGAACCTCTTTGGTACCAAAGGGAGATGGGATTGACATTGAAGAGAAGGAAGAGTGTATCCCCAGCAGCTCTGGCCATCTGAGGGAGCTCTTAATCACCCCGGACATCAGCAGTGCCACTgcattcccactgcagtacttgatGGACTCCAGCAAAGATGATGTTATCTGTTTGGTCACCATACTGGTGATAAGGTTGCTATCGGAGATCAGACCCTCAGCCCTAGATGAACCCTCCCAACAGGCAGCAGATCTGACAGAAACATCTCAGCAACTCATCAGACAagtcctgtctgagttctgtgctgCATCCAGATTCTCCAGGACAAAGGCATATTCCCAGAACCTGAACATCCAAAGGGTGTTCAGAGGTGTACATAAAAACATCATGGAGGAGTTTGGCTCTTATAACACCCTGCAAGCAGCTATTTCCTCCCAGGACCCTGCATTTGACAGAGTCCTGGTAAAGtccttgacccagcagctggtacagggatgcaaggaggcgtcaggaccagcttctgctgcaacaaacccatcagaccaggctgagacagagaggggggttgAGCAGAAAGCAAGAAGGAGCTTCCTTTGCTTTTCAATGACCAAACTCAGGATCAACTTCAAGGTATAGCAGGGAGTTGGCAATTGTTTTTTGTTCCAGTTATGTGCCTATGTTATTGATGTGGTTATGATAAGACAAATACATGaggtaaatatgttttattaatcactaaattgttgccttggattcagaagtgttccatttatttatttattctctataccattttctttacctttctTCTGTTAGCATTCCAAGAGAGGAAACAAAAAGGACTGCCTTTCAGTCCAGGAACAGACTGAGATTCCCTCTACTGATGGACATTGCATAGGTAAGGATTTTAGAGCTCTGCTAAAGCTTGTAgttttgtttaggtgtgtgttagaaacataggtatgcctaccaaactcactgtactgttatttttcaacgttactatactgcatctctctctctctctctctctctctctcaccccatccatttctcttgtgtttctagctccagttggagaggtttctccctccatatctcagcctgtcaaaaaacgatccttgattgtcagggtcttttcagcaaatatgaagccattcaggcgcttcaccaagaagaacctgtaacctcttacgctgcatgaagaactacttttgtcacagcaagacttttgacaagatgaatttctgcatgtctaccctttcaaagtctatttgatcaaataaatgcaaattattttacaagaatttcaagtgttttggaagattGGTAAAACTGAAGCAGCTTTTCTCAGAGAAATGCACTAGTTCCCTATTGGTTACACATTTATTGTGCAGTTTTTGAGTTGGCAGgacttggggcagcaggtagtcttgtggttagagcgttgggccagtaactgaaaggttgctaggtcagatccctgagctaaccatgtaaaaatatgacgttctgctcctgaacaaggtagttaacccactgttcctaagctgtcagtgtaaataagaatttgttctgaactgacttgtctaggaaaataaataaaataaccacaGCTTGACTCTAATACAATAGTTGCTGCATAGACTGTCAGATAACCAGATGTCTATTCATTTAGTTTGATTGGAAAGAGCTTATTAGCAGCAAGGGGAAAACACATAGAGGAGAATTAGCTATCTGCAGCTAGATGTTTTCTACATGTTGaaaatataaggtccaacagttgacagtgtatgtcagagcaaaaaccaagccatgaggtcgaaggaattgtccatagagctcagagacatgattgtgtcaagacacagatctggtgaagggtaccaaaacatttctgcaatattgaaggtccccaaggcacagtggcctccatcattcttaaatggaagaagtttggaaccaccaagactcttcctagagctggccgccaggccaaactgagcaatcgggggagaagggcagtgCAGTGGAGTAGCTTCAACAGCCATAGGCCCAGggatttcacatcacattccatGATGCAATGCAGAATACGGCTTCACACAGAACAATCACCAAACCCATAAGATAACACTTAGCACAGCACAGCCAAACATCATGTATCACATGAAGAGGCATGTGTGTTCTCCAGACATGATACCTTGTCATGGACCTGCTGTTTcgatcttcgctctctctctcccccacctctctttctctctctctctctctctctctctctctctctctctctctctctctctctctctctctctctctctctctctctaccacacctgctgtctcgacctctgaatgttcggctatgaaaagccaactgataattactccggaggtgctgacctgttgcaccctctataaccacattAATTTCTTgactgctggtcatctatgaagaaTGTTTGAACTACAgtacttgaagaacgatctggccttaatggccaggTACGCCtataatctccaccggcacagccagaagaggacctgccacccctcagagcctggttcctctctaggttacttcctaggttcctgcaATGTATATTTACGTGGTGCATAACATTATCTCATATCACATGCATGGCAAGACATGATTGATGTAATTAGATGCTCTGGAGAGATCCCACCCTCCTTCCCCAACACATGTAGAATGCTTAGAAACCACCAGAAacctgttgtcacgccctgaccctagtttgctttgtatgtttatatgttttgtttggtcagggtgtgatctgagtgggcagtctaagttgtgtgtctagtttgtctgtttctgtgtttggcctgattaggttctcaatcagaggcaggtgttagtcattgtctctgattgggaaccatatttaggtagcctgttttgtcgtTGTGGGTGGTTGGtccctgtgtcagtgtttgtgccacacaggactgttttgtttatattcacgttgttattttgtgttgtgtcatgttcAGTTTAttctattaaaacatggacacttaccacgctgcgttttggtccgatccttgcaacacttcagacgaagaggaggaaatccgttacacCTGTGAAATAGATCAACAGATGTTTTATCTCCTCAAGGTCTGTTTTACAGTATCTCAGAATCAGGAACTGTCATATCCCATGTGATATGTCAAAACAAGTTGATGCATGTATTATCATGGTGCATtgggtttgtatttgtatttattgtggatcccctttagctacagcagctactcttcatggggtccagtaaaatgaaggcagttatacaattgtaAAAACATTCCTATACATTCCCAACAGATTTCACAAAATCCATGTTCCTGTTTGATTTCGGGGTAGGCTGTCAACAGCACGTACTGTGACACTATGATATGTATTCTGATCAAGTCAACAATACAGCTAGGCATATCTGAGGTAATGTATTTGATATCTTTATGTGAAGGTTAATGTCCATATTGACATCAGTTCATTGTGTTTGAGGATGGTTCACTGACGGGTTTTCAACGGATACGATTAGACGAGTTTAAAACCTGTTGAATCTAGGGgacactattttcatttttggaaaaataacgttcccaaagtaaacgggctattttgtcaggacaagatgctagaatatgcatataattgacagcttaggataaacactctaaagtttccaaaactgtagaacagaacagattcctttttctatggcttccctaatgtgtctagtgtcacaatacatagtctcaggcttttattttgaaaaatgagcctgaacgtcaacattgcgtcagtggtcagctggaggctctcagtgttttgtgcgtaaaagacaaatgcggccattgtttctctctttcctactaagaagccacctgtcccggttgatatattatcaatagatatttgaaaaacaccttgaggattgattataaacaacgtttttTATGTTTCTGCCGATATTATgtagctaatttggaatatttttcggtgttgtcgtgaccgcaatttccggtcgaattctcagccaaacgtgaagaactaaggagttatttcggctacaaaaattttatttttggaaaaaaggaacatttgctatctaactgggagtctcctgagtgaaaacatctgaagttcatcaaaggtaaattatttaatttgattgcttttctgattttcgtgaccatgttgcctgctgctagctaggcataatgctgtgttaggctatcgataaacttacacaaatgcttgtcttgctttggctgtaaagcataatttcaaaatctgagatggcaGGGtgagctgtgtttcaatatatttcacttgtgatttcatgaatatgaatattttctagtaatattaatgtccgttgcgttatgctaattacaACATcatcagttgatgacaattctcccggatccgggatgggtagatcCAAGAGGTTCAGTTACAGAATAGCTGCAGTATCAGAGGCGCAACGGGCTACACAAAATGGCTGACGACAGCTCGGTAAGGTTCATTTTAGCCTACGAGCTTTACAGTTGTCCTAATTCCATCTTGTTCTAATGGCAAGTCTGCCTTAAGTGCAGAAACAATGGTTGATATTAGAAAATAATTATGATTGGAAGTTTAGGCAAGTAATTCCAATTGGGGAATTGTTGTGGGATGTTAGCATAACATATTGCGCGTGTAGCATTCGTGCCATGGAGGATTGTGCAGGCCTGCAGGTTGCTACAGGATCTTAGTATCATGTATGTTATAGGGATCAGATCTGGCTGACTTTTTCACCTGAACTGCTCATTGGCTGTCCATAATGAGCCCAGCGAGCAGGATGTGTAGCTGGGCTCTGCAATAATTAGCTCCCAGAGCAATTACAAATAACTATTCTTGTTTTAAAAGCATCATCACAACTAgcaacatgaaggtcagtcaccTCTAAGCAGGACTCAGTAGAAACGctatgtgttggatttgtccatGTCTCGCTAAATTAACCTAGCTACCATAACAGCCGTGGAGAATTTATACTACAGTTAAGGGATCTCTCTGAAGGTTTTAGATGATACAGTGGTGCTTCGTCCTCTGGACGGCTTGGCTTCATTGCATTATTATTTGGGGAACGTTGACATGCCATTTGTGTTGACGGATggatgaaaataatgtaattatagtatcgttatacataggctagcaggaaaatccgcatgagatatccatagaactgagccctgctccatttcagcaccatggcacGGTCCCCTGATGCCAAGAAACGTGTCAGCTCTATGCAGCAGACAGCTCCACAGTGCTGAAATAGTTCAAGCCCCCTAGAACGTCTTTGATTTGAAATTACTCTGCAAGTGGTTATACTTtatagattagattagattactTCATGTTGGGTGCAGGTTGTGTTCAAATTCATCAGCACTGATCTGAGAAGATAGTATCTatataggtgaaagcaatatagtGGAGGCCCGCAGAGAGATGTGCTTTTACCTGTCCAGTGCAATCAAATCACTAAAGGTGAGTACTCAATATTCTCAACTGAGCTCAGAAGAGTGTCAGAATCACAGAGTCCTCTACTAGACTGATTCAGAGCATTAAGAAGCTCTCTAGCAATGACTTCCAGACTCAGGCAGAAGAGGCAGTGAGTAAAGTGCTGATGAGATCCAGTCATTCCTTTATCACACAGATCAGCCATACTGGTATTCAGAAAAGTCTGCAGGCTGGCTTATCATCTAGCTCACCATCAGAGATCCATGTCCTTTCAGAATCCATGTCCTCCATGTCCTCTGAGAATACAGCCTCTGGATTAGTGGAAACCTTTGTCAAAGGAATGGTGACTATTTTCCAGAAAAATGAGTCCACTGACACTGTGCTACTGGAAAGAAGTGGGAGAGGTTCGCAGTGCTCCCACGGGGGCTCCCAACTGGATGATACTGAATTGAGTGTTAAAATATCAGAGGAGAAGCTTTGGTCAACAGCTAAGACCATCTGCGTCAGTATGAAGAACACACTTAAGGATTTCTTCACAGGGCTGAAGCCACCCGGATCCGAAAGGACAGAAAATGCTTCTTCCAAAGAGACCCTTGGGGAAATCCTGGTTGCTATCCAGAGTGAAATCTCAAACTTAGGGCGAATGAAGGATTCCAGGGAGCTCCTTCAGATCAACGATATGGTAGGAACTATGCTGAAGGAGGttgagaaaagtgaggatgacAGTGAACAAGTCTGCCAAGACATCCCTAGAACCTGTTCATCTTTGTCCACTTCTTTAAATGGTCGTAGTTCCTTGTCCAGCTCTTCAAAGAGTCCTAGGTCAGAGTGTGacctccctggcactcccatcccTGATGAAGTGCCTTTTGATCTGACCTGCCCCATCGTCAGGAGCTCCTGCATCGACACCAGGGTCTCTAAAATGACAGAGATTTCTTCAAGTGACCTAAAGACAAAGATGATGGCACACACAGATGAACCCCTGCATCGTAACAGTCCAATGACTGACAGCAGTCGACCACCGAGTGCTAAAGCCTCTTTTCGATCCCCCACTCCGTCTTTCACCAGCAAGGGAACCTCTTTGGTACCAAAGGGAGATGGGATTGACAttgaagagaaggaggagtgtaTCCCCAGCAGCTCTGGCCATCTGAGGGAACTCTTAATCACCCCGGACATCAGCAGTGCCACTgcattcccactgcagtacttgatggactccagcaaagatgatggcatctgttttgtcaccatactggtgataaggttgctattggagatcagaccctcagccctagatggaccctccccacaggcagcagatctgacagaaacatctcagcaactcatcagacaagtcctgtctgagttctgtgctgCATCCAGATTCTCCAGGACAAAGGCATATTCCCAGAACCTGAACATCCAAAGGGTGTTCAGAGGTGTACATAAAAACCTCATGGAGTTTGGCTCTTATAACACCCTGCAAGCAGCTATTTCCTCCCAGGACCCTGCATTTGATAGAGTCCTGGTAAAGtccttgacccagcagctggtacagggatgcaaggaggcgtcaagaccagcttctgctgcaacaaacccatcagacagagaggggggctgagcagaaagcaagaaggagcttcctttgcttttcaatgaccaaactcaggatcaacttcaaggtatagcagggagttagcatttgtttttggttccagttaggtgctgatgttattgatgtTATTGATATGATAAGACAAATACATGAGATAAATATGTTTTATTAATCACTAAATTGTTGCCTTGGATTcagaagtgttccatttatttatttattctctataccattttctttacctttctTCTGTTAGCATTCCAAGAGAGGAAACAAAAAGGACTGCCATTCAGTCCAGGAACAGACTGAGATTCCCTCTACTGATGGACATTGCATAGGTAAGGATTTTAGAGCTCTGCTAAAGCTTGTAgttttgtttaggtgtgtgttagaaacataggTATGCCTACCAAACTCACTGCACTGTTATTTTTCAACGTTACtatactgcatctctctctctctctctctcaccccatccatttctcttgtgtttctcgctccagttggagaggtttctccctccatatctcagccTGTCAAAAAACGATCCTTGATTGTCAGGGTCTTTTCAGCAAATATGAAGCCATTCAGGCGCTTCACCAAGAAGAACCTGTAACCTCTTACGCTGCATGAAGATCTGCTTTTGTAACAGCAAGACTTTTGAAAAGAGGAATTTCTGCATGTCTACCCTTTCaaagtctatttgatcaaataaatgcaaattattttacaagaatttcaagtgttttggaagattGGTAAAACTGAAGCAGCTTTTCTCAGAGAAATGCACTAGTTCTCCCTTGGTTACACATTTATTGTGCAGTTTTTG
The genomic region above belongs to Oncorhynchus mykiss isolate Arlee chromosome 6, USDA_OmykA_1.1, whole genome shotgun sequence and contains:
- the LOC118964855 gene encoding uncharacterized protein LOC118964855 isoform X2, with the translated sequence MMAHTDERSSTPSFTSKGTSLVPKGDGIDIEEKEECIPSSSGHLRELLITPDISSATAFPLQYLMDSSKDDVICLVTILVIRLLSEIRPSALDEPSQQAADLTETSQQLIRQVLSEFCAASRFSRTKAYSQNLNIQRVFRGVHKNIMEEFGSYNTLQAAISSQDPAFDRVLVKSLTQQLVQGCKEASGPASAATNPSDQAETERGVEQKARRSFLCFSMTKLRINFKHSKRGNKKDCLSVQEQTEIPSTDGHCIGKDFRALLKLVVLFRCVLET
- the LOC118964855 gene encoding uncharacterized protein LOC118964855 isoform X1, giving the protein MMAHTDERSSTPSFTSKGTSLVPKGDGIDIEEKEECIPSSSGHLRELLITPDISSATAFPLQYLMDSSKDDVICLVTILVIRLLSEIRPSALDEPSQQAADLTETSQQLIRQVLSEFCAASRFSRTKAYSQNLNIQRVFRGVHKNIMEEFGSYNTLQAAISSQDPAFDRVLVKSLTQQLVQGCKEASGPASAATNPSDQAETERGVEQKARRSFLCFSMTKLRINFKHSKRGNKKDCHSVQEQTEIPSTDGHCIGKDFRALLKLVVLFRCVLET